Proteins encoded by one window of Bacillus sp. DTU_2020_1000418_1_SI_GHA_SEK_038:
- a CDS encoding TRAP transporter large permease, which produces MIVTLFVVLFVLLLSSAPVYIALSLASVIALYFFTALPMEVIPQRMYAGIDKFSLMAIPFFILAANVMQSGGLSSRILRLANALVGHLRGGLAISVVIASMFFGAVSGSSPATVVAIGGLMLPALMKAGYHEKFSTGLITSTSAVAVIIPPSIGLIVYGAVTGTSVGDLFIAGIFPGIVFGLIFIGYSYYYARKNQIPVNAAASKNELFSAFKNAIWALGIPIVIVVGIYGGIFTPTESAAVASIYAIFIALFVYKDLDFKGLMRAAIESGIGTAQIMILLASASIFAWLLTRFQVPQGLAELMVSISDSKIAILLMMNLIMLIAGMFIDSASFTIILAPLFLPIALHFGIDPVHLGVIMILNGAIGMFTPPFGLNLFVASGISKVPVARIISGVIPFIILSLITLLLVTYIEQITMFLPNFLK; this is translated from the coding sequence ATGATTGTTACTCTTTTTGTGGTCTTATTCGTATTACTTTTGTCTAGTGCCCCTGTCTATATTGCCTTATCACTTGCATCCGTCATCGCACTCTACTTTTTTACTGCACTGCCAATGGAAGTCATCCCTCAAAGAATGTATGCAGGAATTGATAAATTCTCACTTATGGCTATTCCCTTTTTTATACTTGCAGCGAATGTTATGCAATCGGGAGGATTATCGTCTCGTATATTAAGACTAGCCAATGCCCTAGTTGGTCACCTTAGGGGCGGGCTTGCTATTTCAGTTGTTATTGCAAGTATGTTTTTTGGAGCTGTTTCTGGGTCTAGCCCAGCTACGGTAGTTGCTATTGGCGGATTAATGCTGCCAGCCCTAATGAAAGCTGGATATCATGAAAAGTTCTCAACTGGTCTAATTACATCGACTTCTGCAGTCGCCGTTATCATTCCACCGAGTATTGGATTAATTGTATATGGAGCGGTAACAGGTACATCTGTTGGAGATCTATTTATTGCAGGAATTTTTCCCGGAATTGTCTTTGGATTAATTTTTATTGGCTATAGTTATTACTATGCTAGAAAAAATCAAATTCCAGTTAACGCAGCCGCCTCGAAAAACGAATTATTCTCAGCATTCAAAAATGCAATATGGGCACTCGGTATACCAATAGTTATAGTCGTTGGCATTTACGGAGGAATTTTCACCCCAACAGAATCAGCTGCTGTTGCATCCATTTATGCTATTTTCATTGCGTTATTCGTATACAAAGATCTTGATTTCAAAGGGTTAATGCGTGCAGCAATCGAATCAGGGATAGGAACCGCACAAATAATGATACTTCTAGCTTCTGCTTCGATCTTTGCTTGGTTATTAACAAGGTTCCAGGTGCCACAAGGGTTGGCGGAATTGATGGTTTCGATAAGTGATTCAAAGATCGCTATACTGTTGATGATGAATCTCATCATGCTAATTGCGGGAATGTTTATTGATTCAGCTTCTTTTACAATTATCCTGGCTCCACTATTTTTACCTATAGCCCTTCATTTTGGCATTGATCCCGTGCATTTAGGTGTGATTATGATCTTAAACGGAGCAATTGGCATGTTCACACCACCGTTCGGGTTAAATCTATTTGTCGCATCGGGGATATCAAAAGTACCTGTGGCTAGAATCATTTCAGGGGTTATTCCATTTATTATACTGTCGCTCATCACTCTATTATTAGTTACTTATATCGAGCAGATTACGATGTTTTTGCCGAATTTTTTGAAGTAA